One window from the genome of Pyrobaculum ferrireducens encodes:
- a CDS encoding FAD-dependent oxidoreductase: MKTILVVGGGAAGATAASRAKKVCPSCRVVLVEAGGYITHAPCAIPYAIAGLSEEALWLYQEESFEVERGVEVYTKTKVVDIAGGRAKLEGRLAGLLDFDVVIVATGARPWVPQVEGLDKKGVVVLRGVDSVEEARSLLRGAARVVVVGAGYIGVEMADVLNAMGKKVVLIDVGPFPMSKVLDPDIGKLVASYMESRGVELRMGERIERITGGDRVEYVVTDGGRYPADAVILATGVRPNVELAVKAGARIGPTGAISVNKYMEAGPPGVYVAGDVAESIHKVTGEPVWIPLATYANKMGYVAGTNAGLGARVAEFHPVAGASVTKFDEMYIGAVGLTEAEARRKGMPVESYVVKTHDKARYMRELRDVTLKAVISRGRLIGVQAVGLTQSISGYIDLASQFIGRPVEELFNAEYTYMPFTAPVWHPLAVVGRLWLRHHYRSNGPPAP; encoded by the coding sequence GTGAAGACGATATTAGTAGTGGGGGGAGGGGCGGCGGGGGCCACCGCCGCGTCCCGCGCCAAGAAAGTGTGCCCAAGTTGCAGAGTGGTTCTGGTGGAGGCGGGCGGCTACATCACCCACGCGCCGTGCGCCATCCCCTACGCCATCGCCGGCCTCTCCGAAGAGGCTCTGTGGCTGTACCAGGAGGAGAGTTTCGAAGTGGAGAGAGGCGTGGAGGTGTACACCAAGACGAAGGTCGTCGACATCGCGGGCGGCAGAGCTAAGCTAGAGGGTCGCCTCGCCGGGTTGCTCGACTTCGACGTGGTGATAGTCGCCACCGGCGCCAGGCCATGGGTGCCGCAGGTAGAGGGGCTGGATAAGAAAGGCGTGGTGGTGCTGAGGGGGGTAGACAGCGTGGAGGAGGCTAGATCGCTACTGAGAGGAGCGGCGAGAGTGGTGGTTGTGGGGGCGGGGTACATAGGGGTCGAGATGGCAGATGTGCTAAACGCAATGGGTAAGAAGGTGGTTTTAATAGACGTGGGGCCCTTCCCCATGTCTAAAGTCCTCGACCCAGACATCGGGAAGCTGGTGGCTAGCTACATGGAGAGCCGGGGCGTGGAGCTCAGAATGGGGGAGAGAATTGAGAGGATTACTGGAGGAGACAGGGTGGAGTACGTAGTCACCGACGGGGGGCGGTACCCGGCGGACGCAGTGATCCTGGCCACGGGGGTTAGGCCAAACGTGGAGCTCGCCGTAAAGGCCGGCGCCAGGATCGGCCCCACGGGCGCCATCTCTGTGAATAAGTACATGGAGGCGGGGCCGCCGGGGGTGTACGTGGCGGGGGACGTCGCCGAGTCTATACACAAGGTGACGGGGGAGCCCGTGTGGATACCCCTAGCCACGTATGCAAATAAGATGGGCTACGTGGCGGGGACAAATGCAGGTCTCGGGGCTAGGGTTGCCGAGTTCCACCCGGTGGCGGGGGCCTCTGTTACTAAATTCGACGAGATGTACATCGGCGCTGTGGGCCTCACCGAGGCAGAGGCGAGGAGGAAGGGCATGCCTGTGGAGAGCTACGTGGTGAAGACCCACGACAAGGCTAGGTACATGAGGGAGCTGAGAGACGTCACGCTGAAGGCGGTGATCTCCCGGGGGAGGCTGATAGGGGTGCAGGCCGTGGGGCTAACCCAGTCGATCTCCGGATATATAGACCTCGCGTCGCAGTTCATCGGGAGGCCGGTGGAGGAGCTCTTCAACGCCGAGTATACCTACATGCCCTTCACCGCGCCGGTGTGGCACCCCCTCGCCGTCGTGGGGAGGCTGTGGCTAAGGCACCACTATAGGTCTAACGGCCCTCCCGCTCCTTAG
- a CDS encoding 2Fe-2S iron-sulfur cluster-binding protein, producing the protein MEVTIHIKRGTQGRQYYQSYRVEVENPNITVLDLLFKVRGIDGSLSFRYACRMGVCGACAMVINGVPRLACTVKLSDLGTKEIFVEPIKGKNIIKDLVTDT; encoded by the coding sequence ATGGAGGTCACTATCCACATCAAGCGGGGCACCCAGGGACGGCAGTACTACCAAAGCTACAGAGTGGAGGTGGAGAACCCCAACATAACTGTGCTAGATCTCTTATTTAAAGTCAGAGGGATTGACGGGTCGCTTAGTTTTAGATATGCGTGTAGGATGGGGGTCTGCGGGGCTTGCGCTATGGTTATAAACGGCGTGCCGCGGCTGGCGTGCACCGTCAAGCTCTCCGACCTGGGGACCAAGGAGATATTCGTAGAGCCCATCAAAGGTAAAAATATAATTAAAGATTTAGTTACTGATACATAA